A genome region from Bufo gargarizans isolate SCDJY-AF-19 chromosome 2, ASM1485885v1, whole genome shotgun sequence includes the following:
- the SNRNP27 gene encoding U4/U6.U5 small nuclear ribonucleoprotein 27 kDa protein: protein MVRSRSRSPDRRRERRRSRSTSRERERRRRERSRSRERRRSRSRSPHRRRSRSPRRHRSSSLSPGRLKERRDDDKDGKDSKVVKEHQITAEELEGKTEEEIEMMKMMGFSSFDTTKGKKVDGSVNAYAINVSQKRKYRQYMNRKGGFNRPLDFIA, encoded by the exons ATGGTTCGCAGCCGGAGCCGGTCCCCGGACCGGCGGAGAG AACGCAGACGTTCCAGATCCACTTCCAGAGAGCGTGAAAGGAGGAGACGAGAGCGATCCAGGTCCCGAGAGAGACGGAGGAGCCGGTCACGTTCTCCACATAGACGCCGCTCCAG GTCACCCCGCCGGCACAGGTCTTCCTCCCTCTCACCTGGTAGACTTAAGGAGAGGCGTGATGACGATAAAGATGGTAAAGATTCAAAAGTAGTCAAGGAGCATCAGATCACAG CGGAGGAACTTGAAGGAAAGACTGAAGAGGAGATTGAAATGATGAAGATGATGGGTTTTAGCTCATTTGACACCACTAAG GGGAAGAAAGTAGATGGATCTGTTAatgcatatgccataaatgtgtcTCAGAAAAGAAAATACAG GCAGTACATGAACAGGAAAGGAGGCTTCAACAGACCTCTGGACTTCATTGCCTGA